The Aedes aegypti strain LVP_AGWG chromosome 1, AaegL5.0 Primary Assembly, whole genome shotgun sequence sequence TGATTCCCACACTACGACGTCACCATCCACCAGCGTCGGAATACAGTGCTGAGGATTCATCTGCGGACATTAAAAGTCGACATCAGTTGAGAAACAAACAAATCACACATTCGCGCTTCTTGGGAGAGACTCAACAAACCAAACAATCACAGCAACCCGATTGTGACTCATCTCTCTCAACTACCACGCGTCATTGTTGTCTCGCAAATGGCATGCTACGATCAGGGGCTTGATCGTGCAAAACTGTAAACTCACCGCTATGAATTCTGGCTTGAATTGTTCCTTCTTCAACACGTTTACTTCGATGAAATTCAGTTCCACTTCAAGGGCATCGGCCAACAGGATAACGGAGCGACAGAACGGTGCCACAATGTGGCAGTACAGATCCAGCGGCATCCTGAACAACTACGGTTGCAACCGACGGAGCACCAGACCGACTTTCGCTTTCACAAACAGCTACGATTGAACTGACGAGAGTAAATATTTTCGCCGTGACAATCCACATTACGTTCGCTTCGGCCACATGGAAACGCGCGCGATAACAACGATggaagtttttttcttatttctgaCGGCAGCGACTCGACTGCGATTACCCGAACTTCAGCGATGGTAATCAGCTTTTTTTCGATAGTGATAAAAATATTCAGAACCTAACCACATCTGTCAGTCGCAAGACCCCTTCTAATACGAACAGGTAAATTGAAAACACAATCGTACGGCTCTGTGTTATCTTATCACGAAAAAACCTTACACGGGggttattttatttcaatttataaaTATACATCGGTTACGATCTATTGCTCCTCGGCAGCCGCCTTTCGCGCAGCTTCGAAGAATGGTTTCATCTCCTGAGCTCCTTGGACGCACACTTCATCATGGCCGGACACTTCTTCGCTGAGTTGGGCATACCAACGTTCGATGCTGGGATACTTGGAGAAATCGATCTCCGCTGCCACCTTCATCGTGGTGATCGTAGCCAAAATGCAGAAATCCGCCACGGTCAGCTTATCCCCGGCAACGTACGTGGTCTTTCCGAGGTAAACTTCCAGAAACTCGAAGGCCTCTTCCAATTTCTTGAACTTTTCTTCGTCGAAATTCTTGTTTTCGAATATAGCCGGGTAATAGTATTCGGCGAATCGAGCATACAGCGTGCCCATATCGAAGTACAACCGCTGATTGACAACGGCTCGCTTCTTCGGGTCACGCGGGTAGAACTTATCGTTTTTGCCGTATTTCTCGACCAGATAGATCAATATGGCACGCGACTCCCACAGGACGAAATCGTTGTCCACCAGCGTTGGGATGACGTGTTGCGGGTTTATCTATAACAGACGATCGCATTAGGGAATGGCGAGGATCACTAGGTGTCAACCAATCGACCGAAACACTCACCTTCAGGAACTCCGGCTTCATGTGCTCGCCCTTCATGAGATCCAAGTAGGTCAGGTTTATGTGCAGATTCATGGCTTTCGCCAGTAGGCGAATCGATTGACAGGGTGCCGAAAGCGGCATATAGTACAGATTCAGGGCCATCTTCGATTGAATAGCAGCCTAATTTCGAGGAATTTCGGTCTGTCCGCTTGCGAACCCAATCACTACTTGACTGAGGCCGCAGCGGTTACAGCGCTTGCAAACGAGTCAACGATTGCGATAAGATTACGTGCCGTGTTTCGAAACTTCTCAGTGGGTAAAATGTGATACATCAGATAGTGAATACGTTTGGTAATAATGTGAGGATGGATTGATGATCCAGGTGATGTAGCATTTATTGCTttccaatttgtttcatttgtttcGACATATTTATGAGCGACGTGGATACGAACCATTGGAGTCAGGCTATAGGCGAAAGCTACTACTACTGCTTGAGGACAATAAATCCAAATCCGAAGTTATAATAAATCCAACGTCGAAGGTCTCCAAGCTGAAGATAGATGCTTTCCAAACGTTACTAGAAGAGAAAAGTAAACTTAGAACATGGAACATGGATCAAGGACGAATTACATCCCCATATCCTCGATATCGTAGAGCTGCAGAAATATTTTTGGACTGGATAGAAGGAATGAAAAAGGGGGTACCTTCTACTAAAGATACCAAAGATACAGTAGTAAGGAAGATCTAATGCCCAGAACAAGGCATTCTACGCACAGTTAGAGCAGATATTCGACGGCTGTTCGCCTCGAGACGGCTGTTCGCTGCACAACGTCGATTCTAGAGGCTATATTCAGCAACTCTGTTTTCCGGAGAAAGAAGCGCAAGCTGCAGGGAAATATTGTGGAGACattccaaaatttgaaagacatttgaaacactttttttcttaaattcctagattaaaaaaataattaattggcACTTACAGGAACTCTTCGAGAGATTTCTCCTatgattcttgaaagaattctgaactttttttaaatggtttCTAAATGTTTTCCATTGGTTTAAATCCAACAAAAACATTCCGGTTcctgagattttgtcacacctcttggATGAAACTCAAACTATGGGTATATTTGCTTTTCCGTGACCCCATTTTTGTACAATACGTCAAGAAATTTTACTACGAATGCTCCAAGCAAACATTGTTCTATGAATTTCCAAAGAATATATTTCGGAAGTGTGTCCTTGTGTCTCtaggaatttcaagaaattttattttctcttttcgccagtAATCCacaaaatgattcaaaaatttaaagacCCCTTAAACTCTTAAGTCTAATTCGCTGCTGACAAATAATTTCCCGACCTATCTTGAtacatgggaaattcctgcaagtaatcgatcaagaatgcgatCAAGCTGATCACATTACGCCAGCCTATGGACATGTCCTATATCAAgtgcagcgatttgcagtagacaggatgtcccgggcccgatccatctgacaagccaatcgagccctctgtcaccatagaagatggtgtacCCATCGATATCGATAGCCTgcatggacttatccacggtcttcttttatcctcgactttctttttcttttctgttctaaatgcgggcaatgtttacattaaatgacatccggaccaacatccggacaacgaatgttcaccggatgaacatgaagtggatgaatgcataacgaaatcgttcattttttgtaaacacggcccgcagtaaaagGTTTTCTTTTCCCGGTGGAAgaagcagcgtgacgtcattgtaaattagttcattacgcagttgaaaagaaatgtcagttcaaacgggagtaactgtagaaaatttctgcaaggaatcggcgagataTATTTCTTCAACGATtccttttcagcagcaaatcaggctttaaaaTGAAACAGCTCGGAATCAAAACTTTAAAGGTATAAATCTCGCGAAATAAGCATCAAACCATAGTGAGATTTCTATTTTagttttgtgcactagcagacaGTTTAACAAAGAAGATAGACTTCGTATGTTCATTATTTCTGCAAATTAGTGCTTTTGCCAGAAGAATTTCAAGGGCTCTAGGGCTTGAAGGTATCTTTAGtattagtgatttttttaaagaaaactcTTAGAAAATCCCTCATCAAATTCAGAATAACTATTGGGAGATTATTTTAAGGTTTATTATACATAGATGACCGTATTTTGTCAGctcctttttaaaaaagtttttaagtcCCCTTCAAAATGAGAATAATTTATCTAGGTGTGTTCTTCCATGTGTTATGTATATTCATAACAactttaacgttcaacgctccgtcatcgtaatcattgaaacttcaaaagcagtttttctgttcaaaacttaaaattgttcgatgaaaatgtgttcactgttttcggttggagaacagaatacagtgaacaatTTTTCCTGTAAATgttcttaattttgtttttgattttgatttggaaaaaaagctgcttttgaaaattccgaaatcaaagacggatcctgcccccttaaagagTTTAGcaatatttgttgaaaattcgATGAACTGTGAAGACAAAAAGGTTTTCTaaaaaggggctgacaaaaaCGAATCAGTACTGCATTAGTTTTTCATCCTTGGTGAGGCAATCGAAGTTTCTGTAAAAATGCTTCAGAaatcaatggaaaaaaaacttagTGGAATGGTTGATGAAATTTAGGATGATTCATACATAAATCGCTGAAAATGTCTGAAGTGGTtgcttgtttacattctgatagAATTCTAGTAGAAATGCCTGAAAtaattaagaatttctttaagcGTTCATGCTAATAAATAATGAAAGATTCTCAAAAGAATCTCAGCAGGTTTACTAGGAATAACTCTACACATAACATCTTGAACTATTACTGAAGGTCATCCAAGAAAAAAATGCATTGGATTAAAGGCTGCATCCTAAGATAAATGTATTATCAAAAATCCTTATAAACTATTCGTTATATATTCACAAATCATTGTGGGTGTTATTTCTAAATGAATTCAAGAGGAAACACCCGAAAGTAGTTGTGATAATTATACTTAACTATTGTCTTATTCTTTGGAGGAAATCTTGAAAAACTATTGGGCAGACCCTTGAGATAGTTAAGaagcatttttaaaaatatttttagagacCTTCCTCGATAATTTTCATCAACATTTTTTCTGAGGTGCTTGAAAGAATTCaaagagaaatctctggaggagttatcgcagaattttctgagaaattgtaTGATTAAGAGTTTaaaaagaaatctctgaaaatattCCCGAGATAGTTCATGAAAGTTTTCACTAACTTTTAAGGATCATGTACAGATTACGTCACACTCcaagggggtcaagccaagcgtgacaagccttactaaattttcgaaggactcatacaaaaaacgtgacaaagggggaagggaggtcgaaaaagtcgaaatttagcgcgacataatttgtgtaccatcgcTTAACTTCATCTAACTAACTGAGTTATCTAACAGCTTTGCCAACAGAAAACGAGGATACTCATGACGGATTTATAGACGGGTTCTGAGCATTTCTATGATGAATTGTTGACTAAATCAGTAGATAAATCAGGGTGAGATGtttgcctgcttctcagattagtgttcttatgaccacttccacagttattaactgagagctttcttagccgattgaccatttttgcatgtgtatatcgtgtggcaggtacgaagatactctatgccctgggaatcgagaaaatttcctttacgaaaagatcctcgaccagcgggattcgaacccacgaccctcagcatggtcatactgaatagctgcgcgtttaccgctacggctatctgggccctacaAACATTACACGGATTCTCCCATAAAGTCTTTCGGAGATCTCTATAACAATTAAtgcgaaaaaataaacaatccaaaggaattcctaaaagtaTTCTTGGATGAACCTGAAGGAATTCTATAACAATCCATTTGAcgagaaatcattgaaaaaagaaGCTTAAGAATATACCTAGAGATACTTCAATATAAAGTCAACTCtcacttactcgatatttcgtatctcgatatcgagttagagaaccacacTAAAAGTTGGTTTTTATAGTTACCTCGAtaaggctgtcttggtagtgtcattctcaaaacacacccaagccgttcccataggggacgtttcAAGTagtactgtttcatatggtatgccctcttcaacatctaatccatccatctcgccgttcccttacggtacctatccatctagtattcattgctttcttctccatgctccctcttacttcgagcaaaatagaccgatatgccggtaaacaaattcaaaagttACCTCGATAGTTCCTttgaacgcagttgcactggttttgtattgtataactcgatacctccctaactcgatgatcccttcaatatcgagttatggatagCTGGCTGTATATATTAAAATTCGAGcaataattcttggagaaaactcTGCAAAAATACTGTAAATCCATGAGAAAATGGTAGAAGAACTATTATAGAAATCCTTTTGAGTATTTGATTAGTAATCCTTCAATGCGccaatagaatattttttggagaaattttcactttaatccctgaaaaaaaaactccgaggGAACTTTTGAACGAATTGCAGGAGAACAATCTGAgggaatttatgattttttcttaTGAAATCTACACGGAAACGCGGatctactcaaatttgagttgtttcaacgcaaaacagtagttgagcccaataatatagatagaaaactatagaggacgaatgtcgctgctgttccctttgttctcgctcaaaAACATGTCGGGTatataagtgtcaaactgcatactttttcgcgttgacatttatagtcCCGCCTATCTccaccagcaaaagat is a genomic window containing:
- the LOC5573538 gene encoding glutathione S-transferase 1-1; protein product: MALNLYYMPLSAPCQSIRLLAKAMNLHINLTYLDLMKGEHMKPEFLKINPQHVIPTLVDNDFVLWESRAILIYLVEKYGKNDKFYPRDPKKRAVVNQRLYFDMGTLYARFAEYYYPAIFENKNFDEEKFKKLEEAFEFLEVYLGKTTYVAGDKLTVADFCILATITTMKVAAEIDFSKYPSIERWYAQLSEEVSGHDEVCVQGAQEMKPFFEAARKAAAEEQ